AAAAGGTAAACCGTCGACTTGAAAGAAACCGCAAATCCGCGCGTCCAGAGCACCTCGAACGCCATCGAGCAAAAGCCCGCCAAGAAGAACAGGGCAAGGGCGCGCCCGCGTGAAACCGAATGCGCGGTTGCCGCCGGCCCTTCCCGCTTGGCTTGTTCTTTTTTCTTCTTTGGTGTCGGGGCCGATTTTGCCCGGATCTCGGCATCCGGCGCATCCACCTTAATTTCATCCCGCGTGAACCAAATGACCGCCGCAACGGCGGCATTGAGGCAAAGGGCAATCATGATGGCGCCCCATATCCCCAGTTGCGGAATGAGTATGAAGCCTGAAAGAAACGATCCCGCCATCGCCCCGTAGGTGTTAAAAGCGTAGATGGAACCAATGCTAAGCCCCACCCCTTCGAGGCTCTCCGTGACCATTTTTCCCATAACGGGCAGCGTTCCCCCCATCAACATCGTGGGAGGGAGCAGGATGATGAAAACCAGCACATATCTGATAATGATCCACCCGCCGCCGGTAACCGATTCGGGGGTCATCACCGATACAATCGCGTTATCCAGCACCGTTATCAATAACGTGACCACAAGCGCGCTGATGGCAATCCCCGCCTCCATGAGCGCGTACATCTTCAGCGGGCGCTTTGCGGCATCGGTTCTTTTTCCCCAAAAGTGGCTGCCTATCGCCAAGCCCGAAAGGAACCCGGCCACCACCATTGAAACGGCATACACCGTGTTGCCAAACACGAGCGAGAGTATGCGCACCCAGCAAACCTGATAGATCAGCCCGGCGGCGCCGGATACAAAAAAACATGCAAGAAAAAGTCTATTGAGCTTCATGGTCGTGCTTTTTTCCGATACTGTTTTCCTGTTTATTCTTGCCTTCCACCGAGTGGCGGATATTGTCAGCTTCTTTGAGCATGCCCACCCGCTTCAATATCCGGTAGAACGACATCCTAGTCACGCCCGCCATTTCCGATGCGCGCGAAATGTTCCCTTTATACTTCAATATCAGGCTTTCAAGATAACGTTTTTCGAACTCCTCCAAATATTTACTTCTTGCCTCCTTAAATGAAAGGCTATAGGTCTGATCCGAATTTAGCACATTTTCCGGCAGGTGCTTGGTCATTATGATCCGCTCTTCCGTCATGGATGCCGCGCGTTCAACGGCGTTGCGCAGTTCGCGCACATTACCCGGCCAATCGTATGCCATAAGCCGCGCCAAGGCGTCCGCGTGCAGAACCTGGCGGAGCGTCTGGTTTTTCTCCGACCTTTGCCGCAGGAAGTGATCGCACAATACCCCTATATCCTCTTTCCTGTCACGCAACGGCGGAATTACAATATTGATGACGTTGAGGTAATAGTAAAGGTTTTCGCGGAATTTTTTTTCCGCGATGGCGGCCTGAAGGTCCGCGGACGTGGATGTTATCACGCGGATATCAAGCTGTTTCGTCTGCCATTCGGCGTTTTCATACACCTTGCGGCTTTGCAGAATGCGTAAAAGGCGGGCCTGCATGGCCATGTCGAGGTCTTCCACCTGCTTAATGTACAGCGTCCCCCCGTTGGCGGCCTCGAACACGTTTGTTTCGTGGGGCGCCTTCTCCCCGGTGCCGCTGTATGGCAGAATTTTCATCATTTCGCTCGATAGGACGCTATAGTCCACGATAATGAACGGGCCGTTCACCCGCTTGCTGTGCAGATGAACCGCACGGGCGGCAAGCTCCTTGCCCGTTCCCGTTTCACCCTGTATGAATACGTTGGAATCGGTTGCGGCGATCCGCTTTATCTGCTCCTCCACGACGATAAACTTGGGATGTTTGCCGACGAAATAATGGTCAAAATAACCGGCCTGGAGTTTCCGTTTAAGATCCGTGTTCTCTTTTTGCAACAGATGCTGATCCACCGCGCGGCGCATGGTTATCAGCAGTTGATCGGAGGTGAAAGGCTTTGTGAGATAATCAAACGCCCCCACCTTCACCGCATCCACCACTTTATCGATGGTTGCATGCGCCGAGATCATAACAACTGGGATATGTGGAAACGCATTCTTGACTTCCTTCAGGATAACCATTCCGTCCTTGCCGGGCATTAAAAAGTCGGTCACCACCACGGCCGGCTTGTGCTCCCGCACAAGATCCAGCACGTTCAGGCTGGATGAAGAGGTCACACAACGAAACGAGTCGCCATCCAGGATGCGCGCGCAATTTTCAAGCAGATCAGGCTCGTCATCAACAAACAGTATCGTGACCGGTTCGGTCATTTATCATCCCCCCGTTGAGCGGCGTTGTCTGAAAGAACCGGGGCGCTTGACGCGCGAACCAAGTGGATAGTGAACACCGTGCCGGTTCCCGGCTCGCTTTCGACGTTAATGAAGCCGCCCGTATCCTTGACCAACCCATAGCTTATGGCAAGCCCCAGTCCGGTGCCGGACCCCACCTCTTTGGTGGTGAAAAACGGCTCGAAAATGCGATCCACTATTTCGGGCTTCATCCCATGCCCCGTGTCGCGCACTTCAAGAAAAATCCCGCCTTCGCTGTCCAGCCCGCTTCTCACCGTGATCGTGCCTCCCTCATCCGTTGCCTGGAAGGCATTATGCACGATGTTGTATATCACCTGTTCGATGCCGGAAACATTCAAGCTCGCCTTTGGCAACCCAGGCTCCAGTTTCCGCGCAAGCGTTATCCCTTTTTTCCTGATCGGCAATTCGATAAGGCTGAGGACACGCTCGACAATCTCGTTTAAATCCGCGGCCGCCAGTTCGGTCGAAGCGCTCCGCGAAAAGGTGAGCAGGTTTGCCGCTATCGCGCCTATCCGCACGGAGTGGTTGTAAAGCACCTCGATATCCCTCTTCAGCATATCCGTCTTGCCCTTTTCGATATCCTTTTTCATGAGTTCCAGCCGGGTGATCAGTATCGAAATGGGATTGTTTATCTCATGCGCCACGCCAGCGGCTAAAAAACCTATCGCCGCCAGCTTTTCCGCCTGCATAAGCTTCCGTTCCACCTTCTTGATGTGGGTCGAACGTTCTTCCACCTTGTTCTCCAGCGATTGACTGTACTCTTGCAGAAAGTCCGCCATCATATTGTACGCATTGGCCAAGGATTCTATTTCGTCCCCCGACCGTATTTTCAGGCGATGATCCAGCTTTCGCTGGCGAATCTGCTCAACACCCTCCCGAAGCTTTTCAAGATCGCGGGTAAGCGTGTAGGAAACGGCCGCGGCCACAAGAAGGCAGAGAAAAAGCGCCTCGGCCAATCCCACCAGGTATTCTTTTTTTATTTTATTCATTGCCGGGATGAAGCTGGCCCGCGGATAGCGGTCATACACCACGTAATAAAAGTCCTTGTTCCCGGCCTGAAGATATATCGGCCGAAACGCAAAAATATAATCAGGATCGTCTGTGATCAGCCCCGTCCTCCCCGATAATATCTGTGCCGCCACCTGGCCGGAATGGTCGTTCCGTATGTTCCCCTCGTCAAGGAAAGACTGGCCCGCGCCGGGCGCCTTAAACGGATTGTAGATATAGTTTCCGTTTTGCGAGACCATCGCGGCTTTTCGCCTGCCCTCAAAAGAAACGCGTTTCAGCGCCCCGATAATATTGGAGCTGTCAAGATCCGCGTAAACGACACCGCTGGGTTTGCCGCTGCGGGAGAACATTTTGGTGGCGAACCGGATGAGCGGTTGGCTGGAAATATCCGCGCGGTTGCTGACCATGGTGTACATCGGGATGGCCGCTATGCCGTACCCGCCCTGAAACGCCGCCTCCACATAATACGTCGAAGTAAGGCGGTTGACCAGCTTATCCGGCGGCGTGGTAATTATTTTATCATTATTCTTAAACATTACCAGCTTTTCGTTTCCGAACTCGTCCAACAACCCGACGCCCGAATAACCGGAGCGCAACGAAAGGAAGTTGTAAAATTCCCTCTCGACCAGCGATTTCCAATAAAGCGTCCCGGTGGGTTTCCTGCCAGGAACATTAACAAGGAATTCTATCGCCAAGCTGGAGCGCAGATAGTTGACATCCGTAAGCACATTTTTAAATGCCGCTTCGATCTCCTTGGAGCGCGTTATGGCATTCTGGAAAACCAGCCTGGTCTCCCTGTCCTCAATGGAATCCCGCGTTGCGTTCAGGTTCTGGTAGAGGAAATAGCCGATAGGCAGGAACGTCACCAGCAAAAGCGCAAGGGTGAACTTCTTCCATATGCGGTTGTAGAGCGGCCTGAACGGATTCATCTGGGGCGAAGCTACTCCGCATCCTTAACGCACCTGAAGGTTATTATATGGCTC
This sequence is a window from Nitrospinota bacterium. Protein-coding genes within it:
- a CDS encoding sigma-54-dependent Fis family transcriptional regulator, with amino-acid sequence MTEPVTILFVDDEPDLLENCARILDGDSFRCVTSSSSLNVLDLVREHKPAVVVTDFLMPGKDGMVILKEVKNAFPHIPVVMISAHATIDKVVDAVKVGAFDYLTKPFTSDQLLITMRRAVDQHLLQKENTDLKRKLQAGYFDHYFVGKHPKFIVVEEQIKRIAATDSNVFIQGETGTGKELAARAVHLHSKRVNGPFIIVDYSVLSSEMMKILPYSGTGEKAPHETNVFEAANGGTLYIKQVEDLDMAMQARLLRILQSRKVYENAEWQTKQLDIRVITSTSADLQAAIAEKKFRENLYYYLNVINIVIPPLRDRKEDIGVLCDHFLRQRSEKNQTLRQVLHADALARLMAYDWPGNVRELRNAVERAASMTEERIIMTKHLPENVLNSDQTYSLSFKEARSKYLEEFEKRYLESLILKYKGNISRASEMAGVTRMSFYRILKRVGMLKEADNIRHSVEGKNKQENSIGKKHDHEAQ
- a CDS encoding HAMP domain-containing protein → MNPFRPLYNRIWKKFTLALLLVTFLPIGYFLYQNLNATRDSIEDRETRLVFQNAITRSKEIEAAFKNVLTDVNYLRSSLAIEFLVNVPGRKPTGTLYWKSLVEREFYNFLSLRSGYSGVGLLDEFGNEKLVMFKNNDKIITTPPDKLVNRLTSTYYVEAAFQGGYGIAAIPMYTMVSNRADISSQPLIRFATKMFSRSGKPSGVVYADLDSSNIIGALKRVSFEGRRKAAMVSQNGNYIYNPFKAPGAGQSFLDEGNIRNDHSGQVAAQILSGRTGLITDDPDYIFAFRPIYLQAGNKDFYYVVYDRYPRASFIPAMNKIKKEYLVGLAEALFLCLLVAAAVSYTLTRDLEKLREGVEQIRQRKLDHRLKIRSGDEIESLANAYNMMADFLQEYSQSLENKVEERSTHIKKVERKLMQAEKLAAIGFLAAGVAHEINNPISILITRLELMKKDIEKGKTDMLKRDIEVLYNHSVRIGAIAANLLTFSRSASTELAAADLNEIVERVLSLIELPIRKKGITLARKLEPGLPKASLNVSGIEQVIYNIVHNAFQATDEGGTITVRSGLDSEGGIFLEVRDTGHGMKPEIVDRIFEPFFTTKEVGSGTGLGLAISYGLVKDTGGFINVESEPGTGTVFTIHLVRASSAPVLSDNAAQRGDDK